Part of the Benincasa hispida cultivar B227 chromosome 11, ASM972705v1, whole genome shotgun sequence genome, CTTTCACTTTCGCTTTCATCGCTATCatcccaagtagctttcattgctttcttcttggatttcttgaATGATTTGAGAAGAGGATAATCGATTCTAATATGACTCGACTTCTTGCATTCATAGCATATTACCTCATCCTTTTTGctctttttggttggagagatgCTTCTCGAATTGCTTTtttctcttgatgaagttcttatagttacgtgaaagataggcaacatcatcttcatcaaggtcatcttcatcttgggagtcaacttctaaagagatggtctttaaagctatactcttttctttctttttcttttcatcctCCATGTTCTTCTTGATTTTTATCTCGTGCGTCAACAACGAGCCAATGAGTTCATCAAtagagagagatttgagatcctTTGCCTCTTGAATGGCGGTGACTTTAGGCTCCTACTGTTTAGTCAAAGACCATAatagcttctttatcttctcaagatttgagtactttttcccaagtccttctAAGGCATTGACAATattagtaaatctaataaacatattagaaatagcttcattttcatcaattttaaacatttcatatagatgaactaacatgtcaatctttgtttcttttacttaactagtttcttcatgagtaatttctaatctatcccatatctctttagtggttttgcaaatagacacactattatactcaacttcattcaaaacacaaaataagcaattaatagctttgacatttaaagagcatgctttcttttcagTTATTGACCATTATTCCCtaggttttatagtgctaacactatcaacatcttttgttggaattttaaaaccttcctcaacaatatcccataaatcataatcaatagaaagcaagaaaaatctcattctattttttcaataactataattatatGATTAAAGAAATGaggctttgtaatagattgactatcggtaaaaggataaaacctaaagttgccatagctaaaaacaattaagttttatcaagaaataaatatttcaagaggAGCAacccactctgataccaattgttggatcgatatggcaaccctagaggggtgaataggttttaattaaacattttttaaaaaattaacccaattaaactaattaatacattttttataaataataagaaaaattcaatttatgcaacaaataagatgacaaaaagtgtgataatttaattctatcaaattttagcaaataaataagaacaaactaaaacatacaataaattgattaaattaattgcaaaaataaaaaggaaggcgttagagaagaagacaccgtaatttttatagtggttcggttaAACTCGACCTACTCTACTCCCTAAGCGCATtttggaaatttgaataaaatctttccgactccttccacggattagagcccaaccgttacaccaccgctcatTTTTAAAGGTGCTAGAATTTTACCcattacttctttggttaggccAACATTCTATTgcacaatattttattttgaatgacGGAGACAAGAAATCAATGAAGCACTCAAGCGTGGGGATATATATACAGAATATGCCCTAAAGAAACTGCAGAGGTAGGAAAAACGGGCATCGATACATACAGTGATATCCATTGACATGGAAAGTCAAACTTTTGAAGTACAAACTGGTATAAGTAAGATTTGTCCCTGTAAAGGACAGCACACCTAAGTTTTAAGTTTGAAAGAAGGGACATGTTCTTGCAATAAGTAGTaatcattcaagattccatgctctcatataattgcagtttgtaattacatgcaTATGATATACCTACcacttattgatgaatgttacaaattgtccaatttcaaGTGTTGTTACGAATGTCGTTTCCATCCAATTCAATACCCAGATTATTggccagaattatcatttacagaagTTCGTCCAAATGTGGACTTACTTAGAGAACAAGGTCGGCCAAAAAGTACGCgaattcataatgaaatggattggagagaAGCAAGCCAAAAGGTACGATGTACAATTTGTAAAAGAGAAGGACATAATAGACGCACTTGTTCACATTTGTCCACACCATACACTTAGTGTTTCGTCGTCTTTGGGTCATTAGgactttgatttttattttttttacttgtattctttatttcatgtatttgtattctttatgtaaataataaattttcatgtaattgtatatttcaggtatttgtattatttatgtatttataatgaatttatttaataaacttattttatgtaattgtgttttcttatatactttttatgtatcttttatgttaTCGATTctattatgtaatataatttgaacGAGTCTAGTCCTTCTGATCCTGTCCAATTGTACCAACAAAACACGCATCGTTCACAGGCAGTATAGGATAGTTCGTCCACTACAGTGTTGAGTTGTTGGAGGAGGGAGAATTAACAGATGGGCGTTGAATCCATGCAGAGTAtttatcctactggcatggacAACGTGATCGTTGTGCACAGGGAGAATTAACAGACAGGCCAGCTGTATCAGACGACTATTTTTTCTGGTACAATTCGATTACGAGTCGATTTATCTTTCCAGACGGCGCTTACTATTACTGTATAGTAAGATATTTCAAATTcgacattttccatatatataatatgaatattgtttaatatattttttttattctacagaataattttatagGCGAAgttcaacaatattcagtgcagAACAACCTTCCAAAATTGGATTCAATGTGTCAGCAAATATTGATGAAcgtagaaagtattattcaacaaacaagatgactcaatgttgctgacaccgatcgaagacgtattcgtcATAGACGAGCGCGACAACggggtgaacctaatttagagggacacgaagACACCTCCATGAGGAGTAAGGGCCAAGTGGAGTTGTTTTTAAATCCCACattgtatcattttcaaattgcaaatctcaaaagaactaattgtaaatattatttgatatcAATAGAGTCAAAAGTACAAATTTATGTCCGTTGAGTTATACTAATTTTAGAATTGTTTGTCCAACACATAAATTAGAATATTTGGATTACATTTATTCATGAATTTTAGTTTTGTAAGTCAAATATAATTTTGTGTTTTACTTAAACTAGtaatttgaaataatagaagtacaaaatattcaaaactcatctcaaagattgtacattcaaatatttacaaatttcaagCTTGTAAATTATGCAAACCTTCTAAAACTCATTCTTCTAAATAATACAAACATAAATCATAAGAATCTAAGGGCTTCCCAATTCCAAagtaatttttatagttttaaacaaaaaaaatttataagtgaAGGTATACGATTTCACACCCTAAATCTGTCAATACTTTTCCAAAAcacctatttttgaaaaaatttccccattaaccctatttttgtcattatttattaaaaaatattatttaaaaaaattaatgaaaaagtgttcaaatttggaGAGAAGATGAGTTTAAATCGAGAGAAGTAGATGAAAACTAACTTCAGTTTGGACCATTATTGGACGTTagcaaaagaaaattgaatggtaGATATTTGAACTCAGCTAgttgttagacacaaacataaaataatataataatatataatttttataaaaataatttcttttaaaaaccaacaataaaaacaaaagtCCACTATATGtcttagacacaaacataaaataatattaaaattattttctttttaaattcaatatttttaaactaatctaaaaataaaaaccccaCCATGTGTCACTCTTCCATTGCTCCAAGTGGCACATTTCAATTGGTCCACTTTTATGAGAAAATTTTTGCTACGTCATTAGCTTGGGATTTTTCGTTACGCTGGTTTCGGTCATGTCTTCTTTGTTTATActctgatttgagtgattcaaattgtgttggaattatTATTTCGAGTTTTACACAATAGACActttaaaatactaaaattattaGTGAATAAAAGTAAGTTtgttattatcaaaatattaattgattaattacttaaaattaattaatttgagattaaggacaAAAAAGCTAACaaagtgcgctatataaactctctaatcctATAGGCATTATTCTGTAGATTCTGTATTTTCTATAACATTCTCTATAACGAAATTGTTCTTCCTTTATCCCATGAATGTAGCTAACATATTATTAGTGAATCATGTaaatctgtgtgtcgatcttctctattttatgttctttgtattctttaattgttgattttCTAACAAACTAGTATCAGAGTCTAATCATTAGggtttcaaaattttgcatATGTTTGACAATTAAAGACATCTGGTGTGAATGTAAAATCGAAAAATTCACCGGGAAGAACAATTTCGGTCTATGGCAAATCAAAATGTGATCTTTGCTGAAGTAGCAGGGGCCGTGGGCACCGCTTGTACCAGACCTATCGCCATCTGCCTTTTGTTCGTGGATGTTGTATATCAGAATCGTTCGTGGGTCTTCGATCAGCCTTGCGAAACCGCTGCCCTTGCCTTCACACTATTCTATCAACCCATAGAGATCTGGCCCCATTCATGGGTTTGTATGTGGTCCGTGATAAATGGTTTTTCTTGTCCGCCTTTTATGTGGGTTTCATGAGATAATTTCAGTTCAGGTAGATCAATTCGATTCAGTCAGTCCGATCTGTTTCAGTTATGTTAGACCAATTTGGTTTTGGTTTGGtctgatttgatttgatttggttTGGTTCAATTCTGTTTGGTTCACTCAGTTTGGTTTGATTCAAGTTGGTTCAATTTGGTTTATTTGCAATTATTGCAAATCTGCTTATAAACAGACTTTTTGTGAGTCTTTGTTCCATTTTCAATTAGCCGTCCATGGATTCTGTTTTAGATTTCTTTATGAGGATCTCTGTTTCCAGCCCAAAGATTTTATGTGTTTTAGTTCTTTGTGGGTTATGTTTCTAGCCTAGAAGTTCTttgtgtttttagtttttcatgGGTTATATTTCGAGTCCAAAATTTCTCTGTATTTTAGTTATTCGTGGATCTCTATTTCCAATGTAATGAGATAAGAAAAGTTTATTATACACAGAAGAGTTTGAATAGTAGTAAAACAAGCTAAACAACCTCTTACTAACTTGGTATGTGTTAACAAACTACATTTAGGCTAAGTTTACtccaaagaaaatataataaatcaatgataatttgaaaagtgggCGCCATTTGATTACATTGGTCTTGTTTACTTGTATATTGTTGGTGTATTGACATTTAGAGCCcccaaatttgtaaaaaaaaaaaaaaaatgcaatatgATTGACGAGCGAAAATTGCTCATCCAATTATGTTCGAAAATTACGTTGATATCATTATTGTTATAGcatgataataaaaaattatgaatttgaaatgtttacaAACGACAACTGTAATAGTAAATGTGACATatttataattctaagtaaatatgataaaaaaaaacaattcaattatatttacaATCGTGGCCCACTACGAttgattattaataaaatttcattatgattacattaataaaattagaaattggtAAACATAGACTTAACTCAACTAATATTTTTCTCGAAGATGGAGTGTAGTTATCCAAACCACCATCTTTTAGGTAATATAGTGAAAAGCATCATCTTTAAACCTTAGCAAACATATAAACAAGTTGGATTTAGAAACCAATGAAAAGAAGCTTAAAAAACTTGTTGAACATTATTTAGGACAAGTCGGATTAGAGTGTAACAGAAATAACAACCTATTATcacactaaaaaaaaatataggaaaagaagaaTCAGCTTATGTGTAGATTAATCATTAATGATCCAAATCAACATATATACAACTAAAAATGTGCTACATTACATGTGTAGATTTGTcgtttttaaataattgaacaatttaaattattagtttaaccataataataataaaaaagtttccACTTACTTGTGGACTGGAGGAGGACATATCAGTAATTCTTCACCACTCGTGTCTCAATTCTCATCTTTTTCCAAAATCCTctgttttcaatttcattttcccCTTTTTGGAATCTCCAAAGATTCCGGCCAAAGTAAATGGTGACTCAGTGCATTAACCTCCATCTTCACCACCACATCTTCCACCTCCCTCCTTCTCTCTCCGCCCTACGCCACCGCCATCGCCACCACCCCACCGTCTCTCAGTCTCCGCTACTCTTCTCTCCGGTCACCCCCAAATTACTTCTCAAACGCCGCTCTAATCTGAAGTTCACCCCTCCCATGGCCTCCGCCGTTGACCACCCTTCGGAAGACACTCAGAACGAAGATTCCGGCAGAGAGGATCTCCGCCCGACAACACCGGAGCAGAGAACGCTCTCGTGGCCGGAGATGGCTCTGCTCTGGGTCGGCCTCATCGTCGGAGTTCCAGCGTATTATCTTGCTGGAAGTTTAGTCGATCTCGGAATGTCATGGTGGCAGGGCATCGCCACCGTCGTTGCCGCCAACGCCGTAACCCTAATTGCCCTAATTCTCACCGGCCATCCAGGTACAAAATACGGCATCTCTTTCCCTGTTTTTGCCCGATCGTCGTTCGGAATCCATGGCGCTCATATCCCCACGCTTCTCCGAGCACTAATCGGCTGTGGGTGGTACGGAATCGAAACGTGGATCGCCGGTGAGGCCATTTTTCTTCTATTGCCTGAAAGTATCAAGAAATCTTCATTTTCACAGGTTCTTCCATGGCTGGGAACTTCCCCTCTTGCATTTATTTGCTTTTTAGCCTTTTGGATCGTTCAATTAGCAAGTGTTTGGAAAGGAATGGATGGGATTCGTAAACTCGAAATCTTCTCTGCTCCGATTCTTGTTTTTCTCACTGTTTGTCTTTTGATTTGGTCTTGTGTTAGAGCCGGTGGATTAGGGCATATGCTTTCTTTAACCTCAAAATTGTCTTCCTCTGAATTTTGGGCTctgttttttccttctcttacgGCTAATATAAGCTTTTGGGCTACTCTGGCTTTGAATATCCCTGATTTCACTCGCTATGCCAAAAGTCAAAAAGACCAAATTATTGGTCAATTGGGGCTTCCAATTTTCATGGGGGCGTTCACTTTCGTCGGCGTTGCTGTCACTTCCTCCACAGGATTGATTTTTGGTCATATAATTTCGAACCCAATTGAGCTTCTTGGCCATATTGGGGGTTTTGCCACTAAAGTTTTGGCAATTTTTGGGATAATTTTAGCCACCGTCACCACTAATGTCGCCGCCAATGTAGTGGCGCCGGCCAATGCGTTGGTGAATCTCAACCCTTCTTATTTCACTTTCACCAGAGGGGCTCTGCTCACTGCCGTGATCGGCATTCTGTTTCAGCCATGGAGGCTTCTGAGCTCAAGTGAGAGCTTCGTTTACACTTGGCTTGTCGGGTATTCGGCGCTGTTGGGTCCAATCGGCGGTGTGATGGTGACAGATTACTATTTGATTCGGCGGAGGGAACTGAGTGTTGAGGATTTGTATTCTACGAGTCCGACAGGGGCTTATTACTACACCGGTGGGTTCAATTTAGCGGCTGTGGCGGCGCTGGTGGTCGGAGTGTTGCCGGTGATTCCTGGGTTTTTGGAGAAGGTGAAGATCGTGTCTAAAGTGCCGAAAGTTTTCAGTGTTATTTACGGGAATGCGTGGTTTATCAGTACGTTTTTGGCCGGATTTTGCTACTGGGGTCTCTCTATTCTGTTGAAACGGCGAAAACTATCTCGCCGGTTTGGGCCTCTACTTTGACTTGTACAAAATGCTGTGCACCGCGCTTAAACAATAAAAAGTTggtgaaaatattattttggtcggtttcatttcgatttatgtatttatttatttttcttttgtgtaatttgaataattcataaATTTAACCCTTCCAAATTAATGGAATACCAAGACATTATGTAAATAGACATTAAGGTAATAATCTAATAGAGATTAGGACCCGTTTGAATTGACTttagaaaaatgtatattttttaaatattatttttatttaaatatttttgataaaaatttattaaaatacaattgaaaagttattttgaggttaaatactctaatttcttcaaaaatgatttattttttaaattacaaacttgaaaatatattccaaatGCTCCcacattttattttgaaaaatgtccACAATAAACTAATTACATCAATTGAATAGgttggagtgaatttcatcaCCCAAATCCAGATCAAATAATTTAACCGTATCCACCACTACAAAATCTGCTAATTTTAGTGGCAAGATTGGATTAAACATTGAACTTCAGAATTTCGCAATTAAACGATTTAAAGCCCAAGGGTAAAAGAAAGGAggtggtttttgaaaattattttgtatcaagagaaatttaaatgcataaaataaaagtaGAGTGGTGAAATTCAACTTGAGAAATCCTAGCTTGGGTTATTATGAAATTCTTCTGGTCAATGCATTTGATCATAGAATTCTCGTTGCTAGAGtgagaaatttttttatacCTAACGAAATTAATTGGAACAACTAGTTAATTCGACCTAATcaattaattagcccaatttAAATCGAAGAACAACATGCAAATTCAAGTTAGCCTAATTGCATTAAAATCTAGGACAAAGTTAGGTTGAATATCTAACAGGAACAACCTTAATTAAATATTCGGTTGATTTGATTCTAGGTTGGTTGGAACAGTATTCATCTGAATGATTTGCAAGATAccctaacctattgcttctagTTCATCAACACAAGATTAAATGTCACATATCAAATGtcaataaaaaacaataatcatAAAATTCTCAAGTATTCAGTAATATAATCATAAATATTCAAAAAACAGAATCGAATCTGACAATTGTAATAAACTAGTTCGAAAACTCACAAATACATGAAATAGGTAGAAAAATCCTAAATCCAAGCTAGAAAGAATTACCTTAGCCCATAATAATCACCAAGGAATCATGCTAATgaccaaaagagaaaaaaaatgagagaaatcgTGTGGGAATCGACATTTTAACCTAATTCGGCAAgaattcaatttatattaaaGTCGCAGCATAACGACGCTGATAGGAGCATAATTATGCTCCAATTGGAGCGTAGGCCTCAAGCGTAAAGTAGGCGTTGTAACGCTGTGGTGATTTGGGTATGCGCGTGCACGTTCATCTTGTTTCCATCAATCTCTATAGCATAGCTACGCTGGGTGTTGTGTCGTTGCGCTATCCTTAATGTTAGATATTGCTTTGTAGCATAACGATGTAGCATAAGGTTAGGTAGTGAGGCTGCAACAACAACTAATTTCCGTCTTTAAGTGTAGCTATACACTTGGTGGAGAGTAGTCACGCTGGCTCTAGgggtattttggtaattttgacattattttctCAGTTGATGCAATTAAACTTCGTTTTGGCCCGTTTTAGCTCAATTTTGTCACTAACgccttgttttatccttagtgtgctcaaaacctacaaaatagtcaattaaacacataaaataCAAGAGTATTCCTCAATTAAGCCAAGCAAGGTAACACATTTTCAGTACTATCAAACACCTATAACTTAATTATTGATCATtctcgagcaaggtagaataGAACACACAGTCATACAAATGATATACTCATTCAAATTGCATGGTTCATTACTCAAGCCTCAACTGTCTCCTAGGATTTAATTTGCACCCAACaatgaaatcaatttataatCAACCAATGAAGCATAAGTTAAAATTAGTTCTAGACTTATTCATGCAAGGGTGAGTTCTCTTTCTAATTAAGTCCTGATAGCCcgaaatgattttaaatgacCCTCAATTTGTTTTTCTCCTACACTGGCTCATGCACCAACTAACAAGCACGGAAACAATCAAGACAATAATGTTTCAAATAAGGTGCCTGGAATTTAACTTTAGAGATCCGTAAACTTGCATTTATTTTACGTAAGGGCATTAGCCAAGATTGCAGGGAACTATACTCACTTTTTTCTTGTGAATGTCCTAAATAATCATAACAGGGTAACTCTTTCTACCCCTAGTCATGCATAACATTACAAGTTcatttttcccattttttccatgatattttctttttaatgcaATATATATCAACTATTATTTTTAGGAGGCATATAAATCATTTTTCTCCCTCAGTATTACATTACAATCCATCATGCAAGACACTTTTTAACCAGTGGGGCTTACTACAGGTTAAGTACAGGTTAAGTATTGACAACAAAAATACAGGTTAAGTACAGGTTAAccagtgacaacaaaaatacagGTTAAGTAATACGATTCTAAGCATGACAAGGCCTAATTTAGACGGAGAaagaacttaaacatgtatgagaagaaagatattttttttaaaagggctaaaaatcatgattattGATAGCAAACCTCATGTCATACAAATTAAAAACAGAAGGGGGTGTGTCATAGACTACTCATCATAACAAATCACTTAACATGAGCAAACATGCATATAAGCACACAAACAAAATAGCCCGAGCTCAAGGGTTCTAGCTAGAACACAGACATACCCTACCCCCAATTTAAAACCTAATATTGTCTCCAATGTGATAAAGAATAGAAAACAAGGGACAATAAAAAGGGAAACAAAAACCTTTTCTGAAATTTGGCACACTGGATGATGGTGACTTTTAGCTCAGTAAAAATATAATTCTCCCAATCTTCTCAAGAACAACTAAAACTTAAATATCAAGAAACATAGGAAGAATTAagctcaacaaaaaaaaaataaatagaaagaaaacctaaaataagaaagcaataaaaatgcATCCTAGTTGCCTCTAGGTAGCACAATTATTTATGATTGTTATGCTCGACCACAATCAACTTCCTCATCCAAATCCATAAACATCCGCTGATTTGCCATCTCCCACCCCCAAAATAGGGGGATGGCCACTATCCTGAAAAATAATAGAACTGGAAAATGCAGGATAAGTAGTAGAAGGAAAATCAATCACAACAaatctttcaattttatcttcatGCCTAAAGGTTAGGGACCCTGTATTAAGATTAATATTAGCCTTAGAAATTTTTAAGAAGGGTCTACCTAACAACACCAATAATTTAGAAGAAGCAGAATCAACATTCATGTTATGACATAAAAATTGGAAGGGAAGGGAAGACTATTTATTCTAATAACCATATTTTTTACCATACCAATTGGCCTAACAAGGGAATGGTTAGCTGAATGCACCAAACTATCAGCAGGATGGAGGATGTAGGACTGAAAATCAGCATACATAGGGGTATGCATAATATTAATTGCAGACCCTAGATCTATCATGGCTTGTTTAAACTTCCTTGTACCTATCTGACAAGGTATAGAAAACATACCTTGGTCTTCCTGCTTAAGAGGTAGTTTACCTGAAAGGATTACCTTCTGCTTGAtctcttcttcttgtttctTTCCTTCTGAAAGAACCTCAACTTCATTTTCCTTTGGAATCTCCATCCAAACCTTCTTCACCTTTATAAATGGGCTGTGACCACCAGAAGAACTGTATAGAATGTACCTTGTGCACAACTTCTTTAGCAACAGCTAACCTGCTAGGGAAATGAGCAACAGGCTTGTAAGAATTAAAATTCAGGGGTGGATCAAAACTTATACCTCAACTTTTAGGCAGGTTGGCAATCTAATTTTCAGTATTCTCAGTGTCTACAACTTCAACTAGCTCAATCACTGGCTCTAAATCAATCGTCAGAGAGCTCTCCATACAACTTACAATAGATATGGCACTAACATTGCGCACATTGGACATAGGTTGGGAAGGAAACTTCCTATACTAAGTGTCCAGTTAACTGACCGCATCGGCAGCTGGGATATTTGAGTAGCCATACTATGGATTTGATTGGAAGTGATCTGTTGGAACTACTCCTGGCTCTTTTGAATTTTCATGGTGGATTTAGCTAGGTTCTTCACCATGTCCTCTAGAGACATACTGGAACTGCTTAGGCCCTGGTATCCCTGATTTCCTCGACGGGTGTTGTTGTACATCTGGCCGCCTTGCTGATTTCTCGCGTAGTACACCTCAACAATAGACTCCTTAGTAGAGAAAGCATGTTTCACAAGAGTAGAAAGTTCAACGAGTTTAGTTTTAAGTTTACTTACCTTTTGTGAAGATGTAGAAGATCAAGAAATGCGATCTCGCATCCCAAATTGTTGGGCATTGGCTGCTATAGGGGAGATGAGTTCTCTGGTATCTAAAGATGTTTTATTAATAAGGGCTCATTTTTCAACTGCATTAATGGTA contains:
- the LOC120092094 gene encoding purine-uracil permease NCS1 → MVTQCINLHLHHHIFHLPPSLSALRHRHRHHPTVSQSPLLFSPVTPKLLLKRRSNLKFTPPMASAVDHPSEDTQNEDSGREDLRPTTPEQRTLSWPEMALLWVGLIVGVPAYYLAGSLVDLGMSWWQGIATVVAANAVTLIALILTGHPGTKYGISFPVFARSSFGIHGAHIPTLLRALIGCGWYGIETWIAGEAIFLLLPESIKKSSFSQVLPWLGTSPLAFICFLAFWIVQLASVWKGMDGIRKLEIFSAPILVFLTVCLLIWSCVRAGGLGHMLSLTSKLSSSEFWALFFPSLTANISFWATLALNIPDFTRYAKSQKDQIIGQLGLPIFMGAFTFVGVAVTSSTGLIFGHIISNPIELLGHIGGFATKVLAIFGIILATVTTNVAANVVAPANALVNLNPSYFTFTRGALLTAVIGILFQPWRLLSSSESFVYTWLVGYSALLGPIGGVMVTDYYLIRRRELSVEDLYSTSPTGAYYYTGGFNLAAVAALVVGVLPVIPGFLEKVKIVSKVPKVFSVIYGNAWFISTFLAGFCYWGLSILLKRRKLSRRFGPLL